Genomic window (Lynx canadensis isolate LIC74 chromosome D3, mLynCan4.pri.v2, whole genome shotgun sequence):
cctgtcacacacacacacacacacacacaccacttggACGGTCTCAAATCTGGCTGCACACACCATCCTTCCCGGCCTCTGTTCCAGTCCTaccacttacttgctgtgtgatcttggccaaACGACTTTCTCTGAGCTCCCTTCCTCATCTCTGGCATGAGAAAATAACAGTTCCCACGTTGCTAAGTTTTGACGAAGATGAACTGAGATAACCAACCCACTTAGCCCAACGCTGGGCACATAACCAATGTTCAATTGGAGTAAGTGACTGGAATAGTCCCAGgatgatcacacacacacacgctcttcCAGGTCTTGGTAAATCATGGGAGTCCTTCAACCACTCAGGGCTTCAGCATGTAACAGGTGCACATCAAACCCCGTCACGTCAACTGGGCTCTGTCCCACAGACACTCTCAGGTACCCGCCATGCTCTCTTGCGGGTCCCCCCATCCTCAGTCAcctcccacccagggccccaTCAGTCAGCACCACTGAGGCTGATTAACAAAAAACACAACATCAAATTCTTTTACTTCTCAAGTCTCCCCTTTAAGAGGAGGCAGGAAACAGAACATTCGTTTTTGGAGGGGAGgagatttaacttttaaaaaagctataACTAGTCAAATACTGATCTCAGGCCCTGTGTGCCTGGGCCCAGTCCTGGCTGGCTGCGCCCCTGCAGCAGCCCCACCTTACCCCCAGAGCCGGGGTGGCACCAGGAGGGCATAGGGGAGGCCAGCAGGCCCCTGCCCGGCCCCTCCTCAGCGATGCAGCGGGCAGAGGGGGCTGCCGGTGGGCCGGATGTCACCACTTGAGAAAGTCCCGGATGAGCTTCCAGAGCTTAGTGACCCACAGGTTGACACCGAGGTCCATCAGGTACTGGATCTCAGGCGTGAGCATGCGACGGCAAAGCTCCGCGTGCCGCTGCCCGATGCTCTTCTTGAGGTTGTAGCCCAGGATGGACTTGGCGCCCAGCGGCTGCCAGGGTTGCATGGCCGAGTCCTGGATGGCGGCGGCATCCACGGCTCGGCCCCCGTCGATACAGATGTGCCGCATGCGCTCGTTGGCGCGCCGCAGGGCGGCCACCTCGCGGGCCATGCGCTCCCTCCCGAACGCCTCCACCTTGCGCCAGAAGCTGGCGTTGAAGTGGCGGTAGAGGCGGGCGTCCAGCACATTCCAGGCCGTGGCGCGCTGGTACAGCTCCCCGGAGAGGCGCGGCACGGCTGAGGCGCGGCGGGCATTGAGCTTGAAGTAGAGCACGTCCTCCAGCTCCCAGCACAGCAGGTCCTTGAGCAGCACCAGGGACTCGTCGAAGTACTCCTGCAGGAGCACCAGGTGGAAGCGGCGCTCCACCTCCAGGATGTGCTCCTGCACCTGCGGGTTGCCCGGGTCCAGGCCACTGTCGTAGCCCAGGTCGAAGAAGAGCAGGTTGCGGAGGTAGTGGGCGTTGTAGCCGTTGGGGTCATAGTAGCGGTCTGGGTCCTGCAGGAACTCGGCCAGCTTGTCGTGGCCCGAGAGCTTCCACGTGAAGGGCACCACTGAGCCGAAGTAGTGGAAGGAGGACTCGAAGAGGCGGGCTGGGTCGCGGAGCACGGTGATGAAGGTGGCGTTGGGGGGCACCAGGCCCCGGACCTCGTCGTAGTGGAAGCGCATGTGGTTGCAGATGATGTTGAAGCAGGCCCCGGGCCGGTAGTCCTGCACCAGGCTGCGGGCGAAGAAAGCCGGGTAGTCGAAGTCGTTGCGGCCGTTGGGGAAGGCGAACTTGAGTCCGTGCTTCTGGCCAAAGCGGAACAGGATGTTGAGCAGCGTGCTGCTGGCCGTCTTGTGCGTCTTCATGAACACGATGTCGCGCCGAGGCTGGCACCCTCCTGCAGAGCCGTTGGCGAGGGTGGGCACCTCTGGCTCACCCGGGGCCGGGGAGCAGGGTGCTGCGCCCTCTGGGGTCCTGCTGTGGATGAAATGGTGGGGAGAGCCTCAGGGTCTGCTGGGGCCCTCAGGACTCAGCACCCCCTGCCCACTGGTATCTAAAGATCAGGGTTGTTGAGGATGGTGATAGCAGAAGAGGCAGGCCAGGGGACCAGACAGGCCTGTGTCCAGGCTGTGATGCGTGGGCAGGTGGTGTGGTCTCTTGGGCCTCACtttccttatctatgaaatggggaaaataacagGCCCCATTTGCGGTGTTGGTGTGAGGTCAAGCTTGCTGGTTCTTGTCTCATCCATGGCCACCACATCCTACATTTATCATGAACTAGGATTAGGCTGAACCACATATTTTGTAGGTCAGTTTTTGACCAGAAAGTCAATAATCGGTAATTTCCTCTAGTTCAACTTAATACCACCAACTAAGAGCACAAGCCATGCCAGGCCTGGGCTGAGCAGCCCCACGAGGAGGTGGGAGAGCCTCATGGCTAGGAGCCAGGCTTGGAGGCAGACAGACCGCAGTCTGAATCTCGGCCCTGTGCCAGTGAGTTCTCTTGGACAagtcacccccacctcccagccccattGCAACCTCAGATGATAATCCCAGCCCTGTACACAGACAGTGTTATTTTCTTCACATGATCCATGAGGCAGGCTCTATTatgcccacttcacagatgaggacactgaggcccaggatTACACAGCAAGCTCTGCCCTCAGTACAATTTCTGCCCAGCACAGCATGGTGCAGGGTACAGGGTGCCCCCTCACCCCAACCCTCCCACCCCTTGGCCCTCCAGGAGGGCCACTCACGTGGAGGCCAGGCCAGCGTGCAGCGGGGGGACAGCATAGGAgtacagcagcagcaggaagctAGTGAAGAGTGCTCCTAGCACCAGCCCCTTGGCCATGGACACCCAGCGCTTCTTCTGCGGCAGCGGCATCTCAGACAACTGAGGGAGCAGAGAACAGGGCAAGCATTAGGAGGCCGGCCCCAGGGAGCCTCCACTGCTACCCCAGGCCTGGCTGGGTTGAGGGGAAGCCTTTGGCATTGGGACTGGCCTCTGCCAGCTCTGTGGCCCCAGCAAGGTCTATACAGGGACAGAGTGACAAACAcatggagagggagaaacagggtTGCAGACAGAGACAGTGGGCAAAGCCAATGCAGACAGAGACCCGGGAATGggacagggagaagggagaaggttCTACTGTCtggtttggttttaaaaaaatttttaggggctcctgggtggctcagtcggtcaagcgtccaacttcagctcaggtcacgatctcgcggtccatgagttcgagccccacgtcgggctctgtgcagacagctcagagcctggagcctgcttccgattctgtgtctccctctttctctgcccctcacccgttcatgctctgtctctctctgtctcaaaaataaataaacgttaaaaaaaatttttaataagaaaaaaattttttttaaattgatgagtgcctgggtggctcagttggttaagtggcagacttcagctcaagtcatgttctcccagtttgtgggtcgagccccatatcgggctctgtgctgacagctcagagcctgaagcctgcttcggatctgtctccctctctctctgcccctcccccactcctgctctgtctctctctctctctctctctctctctctctctcaaaattaaataaacattaaaaaattttaataaaataaatattttaattgattaattaattatttttcatttttgagggggagagagagggtgagagtaAGCAAGGGgtcgagagagagaatcccacacaggctccacactgtcagtgaggagcctgaagcagggctcgagctcacctgatgtgggacttgaactcgtgaactgcaagatcatgacctgagctgaagtcggatgcttaactgactgagccaccaaggtgccccttggttttaatttttaagctgaGGGGTAGGGTGGATACCTGGGTGTTCATCAGTgtatttcttatacatttttgtGCTTCGTAATGAAATCATTTTCTAAGATGGAGAAGAAGACCCTCTCCCAACGCCCTGTCCCCCCAGGCCTGGGGCCAGGGACCTCCCAGGGCCTGGATGTCTCACCTTTCAAAGGACCTAACCAGTCCCACCTGTTCCCCGTGCCACCCTTCCCAGCTGCCTGGTGAAGGGTTGAGGCTCTTCCGCTCCTTTCGCTGGCCCCTATGTCCCTGCATCTGTAGGGCaggcagatggagaaactgaggctcagagcgaGGAAGGAGAGGGTTCAAGTCACACAGCACAGGCTCTGCCCACATGCCTACCTCTTCTCTAATTTCCAGCAGGCAGGTTTGCCCAGGTAAtcctgaatttcagataaacaatgaataaaatttaattttaatattatacagtacataataaaaattattcaatgtctatctgaaaattaaatttagtttggtgtcctggtttttttttggggggggcgggctTGGGGA
Coding sequences:
- the GAL3ST1 gene encoding galactosylceramide sulfotransferase; the protein is MPLPQKKRWVSMAKGLVLGALFTSFLLLLYSYAVPPLHAGLASTRTPEGAAPCSPAPGEPEVPTLANGSAGGCQPRRDIVFMKTHKTASSTLLNILFRFGQKHGLKFAFPNGRNDFDYPAFFARSLVQDYRPGACFNIICNHMRFHYDEVRGLVPPNATFITVLRDPARLFESSFHYFGSVVPFTWKLSGHDKLAEFLQDPDRYYDPNGYNAHYLRNLLFFDLGYDSGLDPGNPQVQEHILEVERRFHLVLLQEYFDESLVLLKDLLCWELEDVLYFKLNARRASAVPRLSGELYQRATAWNVLDARLYRHFNASFWRKVEAFGRERMAREVAALRRANERMRHICIDGGRAVDAAAIQDSAMQPWQPLGAKSILGYNLKKSIGQRHAELCRRMLTPEIQYLMDLGVNLWVTKLWKLIRDFLKW